TACCGCACTTCGGCGACCTCGCTGCGCTCGAGCCGACCGATCTCGTCGACGACCTGCCGCAGGCCGTCGGCGTCGGTGGCGTGGAAATAACGTCCGCCGGTGCGCTGCGCGATGCGCTGCAGCGTGAGCTCGTCCATCTCGACGCGCGCGCGCTGGAGCGTCGTGCGGCCGTCCGGCCGACGCACGGGGAACGGCGCGAAGCCCGAGCGGCCGGCGCCGATCGCGTAGACCTTGATGCCGTACTGCGCGGCGAGGTCGGCCGCCTGGAGCGGGTCGATCTCGCCCGCGTTGCTGACGCCGTCGGTCAGCAGGATGGCGACCTTGCTGGCGGTCTCCTGGCGGCGCAGGCGCTCGACGGCGAGCGCGAGGCCCTCGCCGATCGCCGTGCCGTCCTCGCTCGGCTCGGTCGGCGTCGCGACGTCGCCCAGGATCGCCAGCAGGTTGCCGTGGTCGAGCGTGAGCGGGCAGAGCCCGTCCGCATAGCGGGCGAAGGCGACGAGGCCGATCAGGTCGTCGTCGCGCGGAGCGCCGCCGTCGCCGCCCGTCACGAAGTCGCGGAAGATCTGCTTCACGACGTCGAGCCGGCTCGCGCTCGCATCGCCCCGGACGAAGTCGCGCGCCTCCATCGAGCCCGAGCGGTCGACGACCATCGCGATCGCGATGCCCTCGCGCTCGACGCGCGTGACGGCGTCGCCCGTGCGCGGACCGGCGAGCGCGACGGCGAGCAGCGCCGTCGCGAGCGCGAGCAGCGCGGCCGGGACCCACGCGAGGCGCACGCGCAGCGAGCGCTCGCCGCGCGCGCCGACGAGCGAGAGGCTCGAGTAGGCGACCGAGGACGGGAGACCGCTCGCGAGCGCGTACACGAGCGGCGCGACCGCGACGAGCGCGAGCGCCCACGGCTCCGCGAAGCCGAAGCCCGGGTGGCGCAGGACGGCCACGACGTCGGCGATGCTAGGCATGCGCCGCCTCCTCGCCGCCCTGCGCCTGGTGGCGCGTCTCCTCGAGGAACCGCTCCGCCGCCTGGATCGAGCGCGTCACGTCCTCGTCGGCGGGAAGGTGTCCGGCGAACTTCACGAGGTCGGCGAGCACGAGGAACTCGCGCAGCAGGAGCTGGTGCGAGCGCGCGAGGTCGGGCGAGCGTCCCATGACCTGGAGGAACTCCTCGGTCGTGAGCTCGGGCGAGCGCAGGCCGAAGCGATCCTCGAGGTAGGTGCGGACGATCAGCGAGAGCCGCACGAAGAACGCGTCCATCGTCGTCGCGGTGGGGCGCCCGGCGTAGAGGAGCGCATCGAGCTCGGCGCGCGCGACCTCGTAGGCGCTGCGCCGCCGCCCGCGCGCGAGCGCGCCCTGCCAGGCGCGCCACGCGAAGGGCGCCGCCGCGCCGGCGAGCGCGAGTGCGCCGAGTGCCCACGCCCACCACGGCGCGAGCGGCTCGCCGCGCGCGGGGAGCGCGCCGATCGCCGGGCGCAGCGCGAGCGGCGCGCCCTCGGGCAGCACGGAGCCGACCTCGAGATCGATGCGATCGGTGAGCAGCTCGTACGCGTCCTCGCCCTCGGGCGCCGGCGCACGTCCCGCGCGGCGATCGACGAACTCGACGAGTAGCGGCGGGATCGTCTGCGTGCCCGAGCGCGCGGGCTGCAGGCGGTACGTCTGTCGCGCGATCGTCGCTCCGCTCGCGTCGATCTCCTCGCGCGGCGCGAAGTCGACGATGTCGAAGCGCCCGAGCGCCTCGCCGAACGCGGGCATGAGGAGCTCGACGTCGGGCTCCGCGCGCACCTCGAGCTCGAGCGTGACGACGTCGCCGATCACGGGCGCGCGCGGCGACACGCGCACGACGGCGACGACGGGGCCGCGCTCGGCCGTCGTGGTCCGCGCGTCGTCGTCGGGCGCGCTCGCGGCGGGTGCGGCGTCGTCGGGCGCCGCGTTCGCGGGCGCGCCCGCGCAGAGCGCGATCGCGACGGCGAGGGTACGGGCGAGCGCCATCGCGCGGCGGCGGAGGCGGGCGTCCGTCATCGCCGCGTCCTGCGCTCGCGCATGCGGAAGAAGCGTACGAGCGGGTCGACGACGTCGCCGGCCGCGTCGACGTGGACGAAGTCGATGCCGAGCGAGCGGAAGCGGTGCTCGAGCGCGTCGACGCGCGCGGCGGCCTCGGCGGCCGCGCGCTCGCGGAACACGCTCGAGCCCGTGTCGACGAGCCGCGTCTCTCCCGTCTCGGCGTCGCGCAGCGCGACGAGGCCGACGTCGGGGAGCGCGAGCTCGCGCGGGTCGGTCACGAGCACGGCGATCACGTCGTGCTTGCGGTTCGCGGCGACCATCGCCGTCTCGAAGCCTTCGTCGAGGAAGTCCGAGACGACGAAGCAGATCGTGCGGCGCGACGTGACCTGCATGAGGAACTCGAGCGCGTGCGCGACGTCGGTCGCCTGGCGCGGCGCGCGCGGTCGGCGCGAGCGCCCGGCCGGATCGCGGAAGCGGTCCCAGGCCGCGCGCGCGAGCGCGCGCAACGCGCCTTCGCGCGGCTCGCCGGCGGGCGCGTCGCCCGGCGCGTCGACGGCGCCGTGCGCGAGCACCTCGCGCACGACGCGCAGCGCGTGCTTCTGCCCCTTGCGCGGCGGGATGTACTGCTCGATGTCGCCGTGGAAGAGCGCGAGCCCGACCTTGTCGTCGTTGCGCGTCGCCGAGAACGCGAGCAGCGCGCACAGCTCGGCCGTCGCTTCGCGCTTGCTGCGCGCGCCCGAGCCGAAGTCCTGCGAGGCGGACACGTCGGCCATCAGCATCAGCGTGAGCTGGCGCTCCTCGACGTAGCGCTTGACGTACGGCGCGCCGGTGCGCGCGGTGACGTTCCAGTCGATGGTGCGGACGTCGTCGCCCGGGATGTAGGGGCGCACCTCGTCGAACTCGATGCCGCGGCCCTTGAACACCGAGACGTACTCGCCCGCGAGCACGTCGGCCACCTGGCGGCCGGTGCGCACCTGGATCTCGCGGACGCGACGGAGGACCTCGGAAGGGAGCATGGCGACGACGCGCGCGCGGGCGCTACGGGACCAGCACCCCGGCGAGGATGCGCTCGATCACGTCCTCGCTGCTGCGGCCCTGCGCCTCCGCCTCGTAGGTGACGGCGATGCGGTGGCGCAGCACGTCGGGTGCGAGGTTCTTCACGTCGTGCGGCGTCGCGTACGTCCGGCCCTGGAGGAAGGCGTGCGCCTTCGCGGCCTTCGTCAGGTAGAGCGACGCGCGCGGCGACGCGCCCATCTCGATCATGCCCGCGAGATCCTTGATGCCCGCCTGTTCGGGGTCGCGCGTCGCGTGCACGAGGTCGACCACGTAGGCCTTCACCTTGTCGTCGACGAAGACCTGGTCGACCACCCGCCGCGCCGCGAGCAGCTGCGCGGGCGACGCGACCTTCGCGACGTCGGGCACGGGCTGCGCGCTCGCCATGCGGTCGACGATCTTGCGTTCGTCCTCCTTGCTCGGGTAGCCGACCTTCACCTTCAGCATGAAGCGATCGACCTGCGCCTCGGGCAGCGGGTACGTGCCCTCCTGCTCGATCGGGTTCTGCGTCGCGAGCACGAGGAACGGCTCGTCGAACGCGAAGGTCGTGTCGCCGATCGTGACCTGCCGCTCCTGCATCGCCTCGAGCAGCGCGGCCTGCACCTTGGCGGGCGCGCGGTTGATCTCGTCCGCGAGCACGAGGTTCGAGAAGAGCGGCCCCTTCTTGACGCTGTACGTGCCGTCCTTGGGATGGAAGACCTCGGTTCCGATCACGTCGGCCGGCAGCATGTCGGGCGTGAACTGGATGCGCGAGAAGCCGGTGTCGATCGCCTTCGCGAGGCTGCGGACGGCGAGCGTCTTCGCGAGGCCCGGCACGCCCTCGAGCAGCACGTGGCCGCCGGTGAGGAGGCCGAGCAGGAGGCGCGACATCATCGTCTCCTGGCCGACGACCACCTTGCCGACCTCGGCCAGCAGGTCGTTGCAGACGCGCGCGTGCTGCTCGAGCCCGGCGCGATCGCTCTCGCTCATCGGTGTCCTCCGGAGGCCGTCGCGGCGCGGCGGCCGCGGCGGGTGGGTTCGCGGAACGGGAAGGGCGGACGGGGCGCGGGAGTATCGCCCGGGCGCTCCCCGCTTCAACCGGCCCACGGGACACCGGGCGGCGTGCGCGCGTTCCGCACGCGCGCGGCGGCGCCCCGCGGCGGCGCTCAGTCGCGGCGCGCGAACCTCCCGGGCTCGACCTCGCGCGCGCGCCCGT
This Myxococcota bacterium DNA region includes the following protein-coding sequences:
- a CDS encoding DUF58 domain-containing protein, with product MLPSEVLRRVREIQVRTGRQVADVLAGEYVSVFKGRGIEFDEVRPYIPGDDVRTIDWNVTARTGAPYVKRYVEERQLTLMLMADVSASQDFGSGARSKREATAELCALLAFSATRNDDKVGLALFHGDIEQYIPPRKGQKHALRVVREVLAHGAVDAPGDAPAGEPREGALRALARAAWDRFRDPAGRSRRPRAPRQATDVAHALEFLMQVTSRRTICFVVSDFLDEGFETAMVAANRKHDVIAVLVTDPRELALPDVGLVALRDAETGETRLVDTGSSVFRERAAAEAAARVDALEHRFRSLGIDFVHVDAAGDVVDPLVRFFRMRERRTRR
- a CDS encoding MoxR family ATPase, whose translation is MSESDRAGLEQHARVCNDLLAEVGKVVVGQETMMSRLLLGLLTGGHVLLEGVPGLAKTLAVRSLAKAIDTGFSRIQFTPDMLPADVIGTEVFHPKDGTYSVKKGPLFSNLVLADEINRAPAKVQAALLEAMQERQVTIGDTTFAFDEPFLVLATQNPIEQEGTYPLPEAQVDRFMLKVKVGYPSKEDERKIVDRMASAQPVPDVAKVASPAQLLAARRVVDQVFVDDKVKAYVVDLVHATRDPEQAGIKDLAGMIEMGASPRASLYLTKAAKAHAFLQGRTYATPHDVKNLAPDVLRHRIAVTYEAEAQGRSSEDVIERILAGVLVP
- a CDS encoding VWA domain-containing protein, translating into MPSIADVVAVLRHPGFGFAEPWALALVAVAPLVYALASGLPSSVAYSSLSLVGARGERSLRVRLAWVPAALLALATALLAVALAGPRTGDAVTRVEREGIAIAMVVDRSGSMEARDFVRGDASASRLDVVKQIFRDFVTGGDGGAPRDDDLIGLVAFARYADGLCPLTLDHGNLLAILGDVATPTEPSEDGTAIGEGLALAVERLRRQETASKVAILLTDGVSNAGEIDPLQAADLAAQYGIKVYAIGAGRSGFAPFPVRRPDGRTTLQRARVEMDELTLQRIAQRTGGRYFHATDADGLRQVVDEIGRLERSEVAEVRYLEYEHHFAPVVAAALACAAVAALLGATWLRRLPA